Within Halalkalibaculum roseum, the genomic segment CTTTTCGGTCATTTCTACCAGCTCCTCGTAGCTTTTCGGCATATCATCTTTAAGCTCATCGATATTTCGAGGTGTACGAATACCGGCAACCACATCTTCACCCTGTGCATTGACCAGGAACTCACCATACAGTTCATTGGTACCGTCAGCCGGATTGCGGGTGAAGCAGACACCGGTAGCACAATCTTCTCCCATGTTACCGTAAACCATGGCCTGCACGTTTACTGCCGTTCCCAGAAGTCCGGTAATGCGATTGATCTTGCGATAGGTTTTGGCACGTTTACTGCTCCATGAACCGAAGACAGCGTTGATAGCATGATGCAACTGTTCGTTCGGATCCTGCGGAAACATATATCCCGTACTCTTTCGATATACAGCCTTGTAGCGATCCACAAGTTCTTTCAACTCTTTTACACCCAACTCCGTATCGAGCTCAACACCCTCTTCATCTTTAAGTTTCTGCAATACTTCTTCAAACTCTTCGTGGTCAATGCCCATCACAACATTACCGAACATATCGATAAAGCGGCGATAGCAGTCAAAAGCAAAGCGGGTATTGTCAGTTTTATTTGCCAAACCCTGTACCGAACGGTCGTTCAAGCCCAGGTTTAACACAGTGTCCATCATACCGGGCATTGACTTTGCGGCACCGGACCGAACAGATACCAGCAGAGGATCTTCGCTATCCCCGAACTTCAAACCCATAAGTTTTTCAAGCTTCGCAACACCTTCCTGTAGCTGCGCTTCCACGCCTTCGGGCCAAGCTTCATCGTTTTCGTTATAAAATTTGCAAACCTCGGCCGATAGGGTAAATCCCGGAGGGATAGGTAAACCTATAGAGCTCATTTCAGCAAGGTTGGCTCCCTTTCCGCCCAGTAAATCCTTCATTGATTTATCGCCTTCGGCACTACCGCCGCCAAATGTGTATACATATTTTTTTGAATCCATAATGTTATCCTCTATACGGTTTTTGAAAATGAGCTGTCTTTTTTCGCTGCCTGTAAATACCGGTCGAAACACATTGCAATATTTCGCAGAAAAAGTCGCCCCTGTTCGGTAATCCTGATTTCATTTTTAGTTATTTGTACAAATCCATCATTCTGTAACGAAGCCAGTCTTTGCAGGCTATCACTAAAATACTCTTCAAAAACTATGCCCCATTTTTCCTCCATTTCATTAAATGAGAGGCCCATCCTGCACATAATTCGCATAATTGCATCTTTCCTGATCTTGTCGTCCTTGCAAAGCTGCAATGTTTTAGCCACCGGCAAGGTTTGGGTATTCAATGCCTCATAGTAATCGTCGAGCTGCTTGTTATTCTGCCAATAGTAGTCGCCTACGTTTGATATGCCAGACATTCCGAAAGCGTACAGGTCGGCCCCGGAATGAGTACTATATCCCTGGAAATTGCGCTGTAAGGATCCGTCGTCCATAGCTTTGGCCAGCTCTTCATCCTCACGTGAAAAATGATCCATACCGATAAAACGATAGCCGTTTTCGGTGAAGTAGGATATTCCCAACCGCAGCATGGCGAGTTTTTCATCCGTGCCGGGCATCTCATCTTCATTGAGAAGTTTCTGGGCAGGCATAAGCCTTGGTATATGCGCATAGCTGTACACGGCCAGGCGGTCAGGTTTCAGTTTCAGTACATCATCCATGGTTTGCCTGAACATATCTAGAGTCTGACGTGGTAGTCCATAGATCAGATCACAGTTCATGGAGTCTATTCCCGACTGTCGGAGCCATTCCGCCACTTGTAGCGTCTGCTCAAAAGGCTGAATCCGGTGAATGGCTTTCTGCACCTCCTCATTGGTATCCTGAACGCCCAGCGAGGCGCGATTGCAACCGATATCCCGAAGCGCCTTAATATGTTCTTTGCTGCAGCGGCGGGGATCAATTTCAACACCGAACTCCGTGGATTCGGTAAGGATAAATCGACTTTGAATGGCTTCACCCAGACGCAGCAGCTGTTCCGGCTTCAGAAAAGTGGGGGTCCCCCCTCCGAAATGAATTTGAATTACTTTTGAATCCGAATGTAACAGACTGGAAATGATGTCCATCTCCCTTTCCAGGTAATCGAGATAGAGGTCACCGCGATCCCTATCCCTGGTGATTACTTTTGTACACCCGCAGTACCAGCATAGCGAAAAGCAAAACGGGATATGGAAGTAGAGGGAAATCTCGCGCGCAGTACGATTGTGCTTCTCCAGGTAGCTTAAAAGTTTTCGGCGTCCGCTTTCCGTCGTTTCCTTGAATTGCACTGCTGTAGGATACGAGGTATATCGCGGACCCTGAACATTGTATTTCTTGATAAGATCCAGACTAACTTCTTCCATAATCATCATGTATTATAGAACACAGATTTTACGGGCAAAGCTGATCGCTGCAGATTATTTACAATAATAATATATCCGCAGCAATCAGTCACCTCCGTTTTATCTGTATTCCATTTAAAAATCTTTCTTATTAAACAGTCGCAATCCCAGCCAGGTCGGTGATATCACCCAAAGCATCAAAAAGCCTATGGATACTAAAAGTCCCAGGTAACTGCCAAAAAACCGGCTGAATACCGCTCCCGTATATCCCATCAAAGCAGAGATATCAAAGTTAAGCAGCACACCTATTCTGGCCAGGTCTATGGGATTGATGATCGACATCCCGATCATTGCTTTCTCAAGCGGGTAATCGCTAAAGGTGCTTACCACCAGCAGGATCAATCCGTCGTATAGAACCGCCAGGAAGAGCCAGCTCAGCAATGCGTATCCAAAACCCTTGACCCTTTCGTGGAAGTACTTCAATCCGAAAAGGTACCCTATGGCCACAAAGATCAACGAAAGTGCAATACCAAGACCAAATACCGTGCCAATAGTTGCCCAGCCGGCTTCTATCCACGCGCCCGAATAGAATAGCGGTAACCCCGCGCCGACCACAAAGGCCAGGCAGAGCGGTATGGCCAACCCACCGTACAATCCTGCAAATAAACTCTTTCTATCCAAAGGTTGGGCCAGTAACAGTTCTACAAACTCACGGGACTGGTACAGGTAAATCACTCCGTAAATCAGGCTCACCAGCGGAACAAATAATAGCATGATGTTGGAGAGACTCATCAGGGCTTTCGGCCCTCCTCCGCCGAAGCGAATCAATGCATCAGTCAATACAAGGTAGATCAGTGCATAGCCGATCAGCCATTTATCACGGAATAAATCTTTCCATTGGTATGAAATTATAGTCAGTGCTTTCATGCTGCTGTATCCTCAAGTATTTTTGCGACAGCTCCTTCCAGACGCTGCTCTTCATTATCGCTAATAAATTCACTTTGCTTTCCGTGGTAACGCACCCTGCCTTCTACCAATAGTACCAGGTAATCAGCCAGCTCTTCAATTTCACTCATGATGTGCGTTGTCAACAGGATAGTCTTGCCTCGATCTTTTTCCCGTTTTATCCATTGCTTGAACCGGAAGCTTGATTTGGGGTCCAAACCCGCGGTTGGTTCATCCAGTATCAGAATAGAGGGATCAAACATCAGGGCAATCAAACCGCCCACTTTCTGCTTGGTGCCGCCGGATAATGTTCTCAGGGCCTTGTTCATCTCCTTCTCCAGCTCGAAAAGTTCAATAAGCTCTTTTTCAAATACCGGCTCTTCCCCACGAATTTTGATGATGAAATCAATCAATTCACGAACCTTCATATTTTCGGGATATTGAGCCATCTGAGGCATGTAACCGATATCTTTGCGGTATGCATAGGTGCCGTTGAGCCGGATATCATTAATCTCAATAGATCCTTCATCCGGTTTAACCAATCCCAGCAGGTGTTTGATCAGTGTGGTTTTGCCTGACCCGTTAGGACCTACAATACCGGTAGCCTGACCCTCAGGAATCTTAAGCGTCAAATCATTGAGCACCTGCAGGCTGCCAAAACTTTTGTTCAATCCTTGAATATGTATCATTGTATTCTTGCCATTTGCGGCTTTTTATCTACCAGCTCTTCCGGAGTCAATACCGGCATAAGACGTTCTGCTGCATCCAGTATGCCAATCAGCATGCTGCGCATCAAAACCAGCACTTCGGGCTGCTTTTCAATGATAATTGAGAAAAGCCGTACCGGACGATAGGGTACGTCGCCTACACCGTCCCTGTCGAGGTCGTAGCCCTCGTAATGACTCCAGTAGTTCCGGTTAAAGATGTTAAAGTTCTGACGGCTGTTGGTAGCCACATCAAAACTGTTTTCAACAAAGTTATTTCTCACAAATTGGTTGTCCATTGAGTTAGCCATGACCTTTACAGCCCACCCGTTATTGACAAACTCATTTTGTTTAATGCGATTGCGGCTGGACGCTTCCATGTAAAGAGCGACGGAATTATTTTCAAAGCGATTGTTATAGACCTCACTCTCTCTGATCTCTTTCATCAACAGCCCGTATGCCGCCGACCCCCAGTTGTCTTCAAAATTATTTTCCGTCATGGTTACCTGGTCGGTATACATTACGGCCACCCCCGCACCGTTGTTCCTATATGTGTTTCTGGTAAATACACAGCGATCAGAAAACATAAAATGCTGACCGTAACGCAAGTTTTCCTCACTGAGATTGTCCCTGATGGTGACATCTTCAACAAATTCAAAATAAATCCCGTCTCTGTGGCCCCTCACGGTATTTTTTTCGATGGTGATATTCTTGCTATACCAGAGGTGAATGCCATTACCCGACTGGGTCTCCCGTTTCGAAGAAGCGGTCAGGATATTGTTTCTGATGATGGTATCTGATGTGTTCGATAGATAGATACCAAAGAAATTATCTGTCAGCGTCACGTTTTCTATCAGTCCCCCCTTAACCTTTTCATACAGAATGCCGGCGTTATCTTCCATGAAACTGATGCCGGCATTTCTCACTTCAATGTTTTTTAAGGTCACATTATCGGAACGCACAATCAGCACATACCCCTCACCTTCAGCATCAATAATGGCCCTGCCGCTACCCTCAATGGTCAGCGGCTTGTTGATGGTGATATTGCGTTCGGTATAAATACCCTCAGTAAGTATGATCGTGCTATTGGAATCCGCTACTGCTACCGCTTCGGTTAGACTGGAAATATCTCCATTCGGGGATACCGTGATATCTTGTGCAGAAGAAAGCTGCGCTATTGCCATTATTCCGCACAGGAATAGTATCTGTTTTATATTCGCCCACATAATGTTCAATCCTTAATATTCAACCGTTATCGGCTGTTATTTAACGATGCTCTGCCATGCAACCGGTTCACCCGGATACTCCGACAGATGTTCGTTCATTGCATCTTCGTTTTCAAAAGCCAGCAGGGACTCTCCCATCGGACTTTTTACTACTTCACTTTTTACTATGTTTGCTTTGCCCACTTCAATCCACGAACCGGGATTGTTAAAATCACTGACCCACATCTTGGCGGTTTTCAGTTCTGATTTATGCTCTTCGGTGTAATCGGCCAGGCACTCAATAGCGTCGAATTTTATTGACTTTCCGGTATCGGTTACTATTTGGGAAGCAAATCGGTTATTGGTAATCATCATCTTGCAATGCGCACATTCATCACTTCCATAATGAACCTCATCCGGCTTCTGACTGCATGCTGTCAATAAAGCCAGCATTCCGACAATTGCACTGATCGATATGCTTTTAAGTTTTCTCATCTATTCTAAGGTAGCGATCTATGAATTTTTTTCGTCTTTTCCTTCGACTCTTTCCCGCCACCATACCAGTCCGGCCAGGACCATGGATGCCAATGCAAAAAAGAAACCTGTATGAGGCAGAGAAACGGCA encodes:
- the hemN gene encoding oxygen-independent coproporphyrinogen III oxidase codes for the protein MEEVSLDLIKKYNVQGPRYTSYPTAVQFKETTESGRRKLLSYLEKHNRTAREISLYFHIPFCFSLCWYCGCTKVITRDRDRGDLYLDYLEREMDIISSLLHSDSKVIQIHFGGGTPTFLKPEQLLRLGEAIQSRFILTESTEFGVEIDPRRCSKEHIKALRDIGCNRASLGVQDTNEEVQKAIHRIQPFEQTLQVAEWLRQSGIDSMNCDLIYGLPRQTLDMFRQTMDDVLKLKPDRLAVYSYAHIPRLMPAQKLLNEDEMPGTDEKLAMLRLGISYFTENGYRFIGMDHFSREDEELAKAMDDGSLQRNFQGYSTHSGADLYAFGMSGISNVGDYYWQNNKQLDDYYEALNTQTLPVAKTLQLCKDDKIRKDAIMRIMCRMGLSFNEMEEKWGIVFEEYFSDSLQRLASLQNDGFVQITKNEIRITEQGRLFLRNIAMCFDRYLQAAKKDSSFSKTV
- a CDS encoding ABC transporter ATP-binding protein, which gives rise to MIHIQGLNKSFGSLQVLNDLTLKIPEGQATGIVGPNGSGKTTLIKHLLGLVKPDEGSIEINDIRLNGTYAYRKDIGYMPQMAQYPENMKVRELIDFIIKIRGEEPVFEKELIELFELEKEMNKALRTLSGGTKQKVGGLIALMFDPSILILDEPTAGLDPKSSFRFKQWIKREKDRGKTILLTTHIMSEIEELADYLVLLVEGRVRYHGKQSEFISDNEEQRLEGAVAKILEDTAA
- a CDS encoding nitrous oxide reductase family maturation protein NosD, with the translated sequence MWANIKQILFLCGIMAIAQLSSAQDITVSPNGDISSLTEAVAVADSNSTIILTEGIYTERNITINKPLTIEGSGRAIIDAEGEGYVLIVRSDNVTLKNIEVRNAGISFMEDNAGILYEKVKGGLIENVTLTDNFFGIYLSNTSDTIIRNNILTASSKRETQSGNGIHLWYSKNITIEKNTVRGHRDGIYFEFVEDVTIRDNLSEENLRYGQHFMFSDRCVFTRNTYRNNGAGVAVMYTDQVTMTENNFEDNWGSAAYGLLMKEIRESEVYNNRFENNSVALYMEASSRNRIKQNEFVNNGWAVKVMANSMDNQFVRNNFVENSFDVATNSRQNFNIFNRNYWSHYEGYDLDRDGVGDVPYRPVRLFSIIIEKQPEVLVLMRSMLIGILDAAERLMPVLTPEELVDKKPQMARIQ
- a CDS encoding nitrous oxide reductase accessory protein NosL, whose product is MRKLKSISISAIVGMLALLTACSQKPDEVHYGSDECAHCKMMITNNRFASQIVTDTGKSIKFDAIECLADYTEEHKSELKTAKMWVSDFNNPGSWIEVGKANIVKSEVVKSPMGESLLAFENEDAMNEHLSEYPGEPVAWQSIVK